One window from the genome of Anaerococcus sp. Marseille-Q7828 encodes:
- the aspS gene encoding aspartate--tRNA ligase, with translation MEFKRSHMCGQLREENIGQEVVLMGWVAKKRNLGSLVFFDLRDKTGISQVVVREDDEANHDIASHLGSEYVVEVKGSVRERESKNPDIPTGNIEIVASKINILDKANTPPIYIKDDDDVAENLRLKYRYLDMRKPSVQRNLKLRSDIIRTIREYMYNNDFTEVETPFLTKPTPEGARDYIVPSRLEPGEFYALPQSPQLFKQILMIGSLDRYFQVVKCFRDEDLRANRQPEFTQVDMELSFAKQDDVIAVNEGLLKELFDKYTDYDLKLPIPRMDYSEAMNSYGSDKPDLRFGYKINDISEIWKDSDFKVFANNTSDGKSVRAINFKNIADKYSRKQLDKLTDFVKDYGLAGLSYIKYGEEINSSISKFLTDDILNKMVEKLEMEDNDLVLIAADKDKTVLEGLGALRNKVAKDNELYEKDYALTWVVNFPMFEYSEEEDRYVAQHHPFTMPNEEDIPLLKTHPEKVRTQAYDIVINGDEMGGGSVRINNSDLQKEVFEALKLTDEDIKKKFGFFIEALKYGTPPHAGLAYGLDRLLMLFAKTDNIKDVIAFPKTQSASCPLSEAPTKVDEAALDVLQISIRGESNGDND, from the coding sequence ATGGAATTTAAAAGAAGCCACATGTGTGGACAATTAAGAGAAGAAAATATTGGTCAAGAAGTTGTTCTAATGGGATGGGTCGCAAAAAAAAGAAATCTAGGATCTCTTGTATTTTTCGACCTAAGAGATAAGACAGGTATCAGCCAAGTAGTAGTAAGAGAAGATGATGAAGCTAACCATGATATTGCAAGCCACTTAGGCAGTGAATATGTTGTAGAGGTAAAGGGAAGTGTTCGTGAACGTGAGAGCAAAAACCCTGATATTCCAACAGGCAATATAGAAATTGTAGCAAGTAAAATTAATATCTTAGATAAGGCAAACACACCACCAATATATATAAAAGATGACGATGATGTAGCAGAGAATCTTAGATTAAAATATAGATACTTGGATATGAGAAAACCTTCTGTTCAAAGAAATCTTAAATTAAGATCAGATATTATTAGAACTATTAGAGAGTACATGTATAACAACGACTTTACTGAAGTTGAGACACCATTTTTAACCAAACCTACTCCAGAAGGTGCAAGGGACTACATAGTTCCATCTCGTCTAGAACCAGGTGAGTTTTATGCCCTACCACAATCACCACAATTATTTAAACAAATCCTGATGATTGGATCTCTTGATAGGTATTTTCAAGTTGTAAAATGTTTCAGGGACGAAGATCTAAGGGCAAACAGGCAACCTGAATTTACCCAAGTAGATATGGAACTATCATTTGCAAAACAAGATGATGTAATAGCAGTAAATGAAGGTCTCTTAAAGGAATTGTTTGATAAATATACTGATTATGATTTAAAACTTCCTATCCCTAGAATGGACTATAGCGAAGCTATGAATTCATATGGTTCAGATAAACCAGACTTAAGATTTGGATATAAGATTAACGATATATCTGAAATTTGGAAAGATAGCGACTTTAAAGTATTTGCAAATAATACAAGCGATGGAAAATCTGTTAGAGCAATAAACTTTAAGAACATTGCAGATAAATACTCAAGAAAACAACTTGATAAACTTACTGATTTTGTAAAAGATTATGGTTTAGCTGGTCTTTCTTATATCAAATACGGAGAAGAGATTAACTCTTCAATTTCTAAATTCTTAACTGACGATATCTTAAATAAAATGGTAGAAAAACTAGAGATGGAAGATAATGATTTAGTTTTGATTGCAGCTGATAAAGATAAAACAGTTCTTGAAGGTCTTGGTGCTTTGAGAAATAAGGTTGCTAAGGACAATGAACTTTATGAAAAAGATTATGCCCTAACTTGGGTAGTAAACTTCCCAATGTTTGAATACAGTGAAGAAGAAGATAGATATGTTGCTCAACACCATCCATTCACTATGCCAAACGAAGAAGATATACCACTACTAAAAACACATCCAGAAAAGGTAAGAACTCAAGCCTACGATATTGTTATTAATGGTGATGAGATGGGCGGAGGCTCTGTAAGAATTAACAATTCTGATTTACAAAAAGAAGTATTTGAAGCTCTTAAACTTACGGATGAAGATATCAAAAAGAAATTTGGTTTCTTTATCGAAGCTCTAAAATACGGTACTCCTCCTCATGCAGGTCTTGCTTATGGACTTGATAGATTGTTGATGTTATTTGCAAAAACCGATAATATAAAAGATGTTATTGCTTTCCCAAAAACTCAATCAGCATCTTGTCCACTAAGTGAAGCACCAACAAAAGTTGATGAGGCAGCCTTAGATGTATTACAAATTTCTATAAGGGGTGAATCTAATGGCGACAATGATTAA
- a CDS encoding MBL fold metallo-hydrolase, producing the protein MEIRRFILGPVMTNLYVVSENGHGFIVDAVDQSKEVCDYISENNIKIDFILQTHTHFDHVLGLDFYKNKYNAKVYAASEAKEIANDKMYNLGFDYPNLHVPIDYYLEDGEIIKDFEIKVLKTPGHSLDSTSYKLGNVLFSGDTLFNMSIGRTDFPGGDYQTIIESIKNKYSNLDKNTIVYSGHGNETTLEFEFMNNPFLI; encoded by the coding sequence ATGGAGATTAGAAGATTTATCTTAGGGCCTGTCATGACAAACTTATATGTTGTTAGTGAAAATGGTCACGGATTTATTGTAGATGCTGTTGATCAAAGCAAGGAAGTTTGTGATTATATATCAGAAAATAACATTAAAATAGATTTTATTTTACAAACTCATACCCACTTTGACCATGTCTTGGGATTAGATTTCTATAAGAATAAGTATAATGCGAAAGTCTATGCGGCTAGTGAAGCTAAAGAGATTGCAAATGATAAGATGTACAATCTAGGCTTTGATTATCCAAATCTTCATGTGCCAATAGATTATTATTTGGAAGATGGTGAGATAATAAAAGACTTTGAAATAAAAGTTTTAAAAACACCAGGCCACTCTTTAGATTCAACTAGCTATAAATTAGGTAACGTTCTTTTTTCTGGGGATACCTTATTTAATATGTCTATAGGTAGGACTGATTTTCCAGGAGGAGATTATCAAACAATAATAGAATCTATAAAAAATAAATATAGTAATCTAGACAAAAATACAATTGTATATTCAGGACATGGAAACGAAACTACACTAGAATTTGAATTTATGAATAATCCGTTTTTAATATAA
- the dtd gene encoding D-aminoacyl-tRNA deacylase, protein MRAVIQKVKNSNVTVDNELIGEIKEGYLVLLAVKDTDTKEDLAYIKRKIENLRVFEDEEGKMNLSIKDVGGEILLVSQFTLYGDVRKGNRPSFTQSAGPDKANQYYQLLKDELIADGFKVETGKFQAHMEVSLINDGPVTILLDSERTF, encoded by the coding sequence ATGAGAGCAGTAATTCAAAAAGTTAAAAATTCAAATGTGACAGTTGATAATGAATTAATAGGAGAGATTAAAGAAGGATATTTAGTACTTCTAGCAGTAAAAGATACTGATACTAAAGAAGACTTAGCCTATATTAAGAGAAAAATTGAAAACTTAAGAGTATTTGAAGATGAAGAAGGTAAGATGAATCTTTCTATCAAAGATGTTGGTGGAGAAATTTTGCTGGTTTCCCAATTTACACTTTATGGAGATGTGAGAAAGGGTAACAGACCTAGCTTTACACAATCTGCAGGACCTGACAAGGCTAATCAATACTATCAGCTTCTAAAAGATGAGCTAATAGCTGATGGTTTTAAGGTAGAGACAGGAAAATTCCAAGCGCATATGGAAGTTTCTCTAATTAACGATGGCCCTGTAACAATACTACTTGATAGTGAGAGGACATTTTAG
- a CDS encoding bifunctional (p)ppGpp synthetase/guanosine-3',5'-bis(diphosphate) 3'-pyrophosphohydrolase — protein sequence MTTDFDKEYEIFEKLILENNPNADIALIKKAYYFGEVNHRGQKRNSGEDYFIHPIAVAKTISNMKLDDQTICAGLMHDVLEDTPITYDQMKEEFGEEITFLVEGVTKLKNLNYSSREEKQAENIRKMVMAMSNDVRVVLIKLADRLHNMRTLEYKTREKQIQTATETIEIYVPLAHRLGIYSIKWELEDLCFRYQEPEKYYELAEMVASKRREREAYINEIIETLTDSLKDSKINYEISGRPKSLYSIYKKMNRNNIVFEEIYDLTAVRVLVDTIAECYEVLGKVHSLWRPIPNRIKDYIGQPKPNGYRSLHTTVFGEDSKPFEVQIRTRQMHKECEYGVAAHWRYKENNKKETEFDSAMEFLRRIMEWQRDGAADIDSQQFMETLKTDFFSREIYVYSPAGEIYSLPLGSCTIDFAYKVHTEVGNKCIGAKVNGSIVPVAHKLKTGDVVEILTSKNSAGPSRDWLNIVKSSQAKSKIKQFFKRNDKEENIETGRNQIIRDIKKNRSGYKSLLKDEWIDEISSELGFPGEDEMYAAVGYGRITSEQVIQKLIKKEKESEKKETDLNESLNINKGANPSKTFKGEVKVSDLEDDIEVKFAKCCTPVPGDPIIGFITMGNGISVHTKSCPNIINNRHPERLIDVYWQNDETDKFPVKIQLISNNSPSVIFDVSKILSALNVNIVGMNARVNDNNEGVIDLSVEVNSIDQLDDVMSKLKSISALYSVYRVNN from the coding sequence ATGACAACTGATTTTGATAAAGAATATGAAATTTTTGAAAAATTAATACTAGAAAATAATCCCAATGCTGATATAGCTTTGATAAAAAAAGCCTATTATTTTGGTGAAGTAAATCATAGGGGACAAAAGAGAAATTCTGGTGAAGATTATTTTATCCATCCAATTGCCGTAGCTAAGACTATTTCTAATATGAAACTTGATGACCAGACTATATGCGCTGGGCTAATGCACGATGTCTTAGAAGATACTCCTATAACCTATGATCAGATGAAAGAAGAATTTGGTGAAGAGATTACTTTCTTAGTAGAAGGTGTTACCAAACTTAAAAATCTAAATTATTCATCAAGGGAAGAAAAACAAGCTGAAAACATTAGGAAAATGGTAATGGCCATGAGTAATGATGTTAGGGTTGTACTTATAAAACTAGCAGATAGACTTCACAATATGAGAACTTTGGAATACAAGACTCGTGAAAAACAAATCCAAACTGCTACAGAGACCATTGAAATATATGTCCCACTTGCTCACAGGCTTGGTATTTATTCTATCAAATGGGAATTGGAAGATTTATGTTTCAGATACCAAGAACCAGAGAAATACTATGAACTTGCAGAGATGGTAGCAAGTAAGAGAAGAGAGAGGGAAGCCTACATAAATGAAATAATCGAAACTCTTACTGATAGTCTCAAAGATAGTAAGATTAATTATGAAATATCTGGTAGACCAAAATCTCTTTACTCCATTTATAAAAAAATGAATCGAAATAACATAGTTTTTGAGGAGATTTACGACCTTACCGCAGTAAGAGTTTTAGTTGATACAATTGCTGAATGTTATGAGGTCTTAGGAAAAGTCCATTCTTTGTGGAGACCTATTCCAAATAGGATAAAGGATTATATTGGACAACCTAAACCAAATGGTTATAGGTCATTGCATACAACAGTTTTCGGTGAAGATTCCAAACCTTTTGAAGTCCAAATTAGAACCCGTCAAATGCATAAAGAATGTGAATATGGGGTTGCTGCTCACTGGAGATATAAGGAAAATAACAAAAAAGAAACCGAGTTTGACTCTGCCATGGAATTTCTAAGAAGAATCATGGAATGGCAGAGAGATGGCGCCGCAGATATAGACAGCCAACAGTTTATGGAAACTCTCAAAACAGACTTTTTCTCTAGGGAAATTTATGTTTATTCGCCAGCTGGAGAAATATATTCCCTACCTTTAGGATCTTGTACCATAGACTTTGCCTATAAGGTTCATACAGAAGTTGGGAATAAATGTATTGGTGCTAAGGTAAATGGTTCCATTGTACCAGTAGCTCATAAGCTTAAAACCGGTGATGTTGTTGAGATCTTAACATCTAAAAACTCAGCTGGACCAAGTAGAGACTGGCTAAATATTGTTAAAAGTTCCCAAGCCAAAAGCAAAATCAAACAATTCTTCAAAAGAAATGATAAAGAAGAAAACATTGAAACTGGCAGAAACCAAATAATAAGAGATATCAAAAAGAATAGAAGTGGATATAAGTCATTATTAAAAGATGAGTGGATAGATGAAATCTCAAGTGAATTAGGTTTTCCTGGCGAAGATGAAATGTATGCAGCAGTTGGTTATGGTAGAATTACTAGTGAACAGGTAATTCAAAAACTTATTAAAAAGGAAAAAGAAAGTGAAAAGAAAGAAACTGATTTAAACGAATCCTTAAATATTAACAAAGGGGCAAATCCTAGCAAAACATTTAAGGGTGAAGTTAAAGTTTCTGACTTAGAAGATGATATTGAAGTCAAGTTTGCAAAATGTTGTACTCCAGTTCCTGGGGATCCAATCATTGGTTTTATAACTATGGGAAATGGCATATCTGTCCATACAAAATCTTGTCCAAACATTATAAATAACCGTCATCCAGAAAGATTGATTGATGTGTATTGGCAAAATGATGAAACAGATAAGTTCCCAGTAAAAATCCAACTTATATCAAATAATTCTCCTTCAGTGATTTTTGATGTAAGTAAGATTTTGTCAGCATTAAATGTCAATATTGTTGGCATGAATGCTAGAGTAAATGACAATAACGAAGGAGTTATTGACTTGTCTGTAGAAGTAAATAGCATTGACCAACTTGATGATGTAATGAGTAAACTAAAGTCGATTTCGGCTTTGTACAGTGTATACAGGGTGAATAATTAA
- the recJ gene encoding single-stranded-DNA-specific exonuclease RecJ, with protein sequence MANWFIYNKKSNYLENLKNKDITKLQALILANRDITNKETVEMFVNPDLGKLHDPFLLADMDKAVSLIIETMQNGGEIRIFGDYDQDGIASVMTLLDGFLYFYDNLSYDIPHRVEDGYGMSDGMVEKAITDGVSLIITCDNGITGFDQVDSLKKADINVIVTDHHEIETSTDGEWQAQKLPEADAVINPKRIDSSYPFKDLCGAGVCFKLIQALYQKIGGDFEYLASLLEYVAMGTVCDIVSLTDENRIFVIEGLKRLNYTEKIGIKAILDEMNWHKPIDEYTLGFIIGPTMNATGRLASAKLAIELLMEEDIDRIYEIAKELVSLNVERKNLTEEGLDKCIEIIEKNNYQDNDVIVVYEPSINESICGIVAGRIKEKYYRPTIVLTNSLKENIAKGSGRSIESFDIHEACYKYKDNLESFGGHKMACGLSVEVSKIDDFRKFLNENSKMTKKDKEKVINIDTAISIDKLSLEFAESLNNLKPFGKDFEKPIFADKAVIIESIAMIGKNKNTLKLSLRKNDIIVNAIKFNAIDTANYLVNKFGKNITGNKIDIVYYPDINEFRGNRTLQLRLVDIR encoded by the coding sequence ATGGCAAATTGGTTTATCTATAACAAAAAATCAAATTATTTAGAAAATTTAAAAAATAAGGATATTACAAAACTACAAGCCTTAATTTTAGCTAATAGAGATATTACGAACAAAGAGACAGTGGAAATGTTTGTAAATCCTGATTTAGGAAAATTGCACGACCCGTTTTTACTTGCAGATATGGATAAGGCTGTAAGTCTTATTATAGAAACTATGCAAAATGGTGGAGAAATTCGTATATTTGGAGACTACGATCAAGATGGAATTGCATCTGTAATGACCTTGCTTGATGGATTTTTATATTTTTATGATAATTTGTCCTACGATATTCCACACAGGGTTGAAGACGGCTATGGTATGAGCGATGGAATGGTCGAAAAAGCAATAACAGATGGCGTTTCATTAATAATTACTTGTGATAATGGTATAACAGGTTTTGATCAGGTTGATAGTCTTAAAAAAGCAGATATTAACGTTATAGTCACCGATCACCATGAGATAGAAACATCTACAGATGGAGAGTGGCAAGCTCAGAAACTACCAGAGGCCGATGCTGTTATCAACCCCAAAAGAATTGATAGCTCATACCCCTTTAAAGATTTGTGTGGTGCAGGTGTTTGTTTCAAATTAATTCAGGCCTTGTATCAAAAAATTGGTGGTGACTTTGAATATTTGGCAAGCCTACTAGAATATGTTGCAATGGGAACTGTCTGTGATATTGTTTCTCTGACTGATGAAAATCGTATTTTTGTCATAGAAGGGTTAAAGAGATTAAATTACACAGAAAAAATTGGGATAAAGGCTATTTTGGATGAAATGAATTGGCATAAACCCATTGATGAATATACACTTGGCTTTATCATAGGGCCAACTATGAATGCAACAGGAAGACTTGCTTCAGCTAAACTTGCAATAGAATTATTGATGGAAGAAGATATAGACAGGATATATGAAATAGCAAAAGAATTAGTTTCATTAAATGTCGAAAGAAAAAATCTTACTGAAGAAGGCCTTGATAAATGTATTGAGATTATAGAAAAAAATAACTATCAAGATAATGACGTAATTGTAGTCTATGAACCATCCATTAATGAATCCATATGTGGAATAGTTGCAGGTAGGATTAAGGAAAAATATTATAGGCCTACCATTGTATTAACAAATTCACTTAAAGAAAATATTGCAAAAGGTTCAGGCAGGTCAATAGAAAGTTTTGATATCCACGAAGCTTGCTATAAGTATAAGGATAATTTAGAGTCTTTTGGAGGTCACAAGATGGCTTGTGGATTATCGGTTGAAGTTTCTAAAATTGATGATTTTAGAAAATTTCTAAATGAAAATTCAAAAATGACCAAAAAAGATAAGGAGAAAGTTATTAATATTGATACTGCAATTTCTATTGATAAGCTTTCATTAGAATTTGCAGAATCTTTAAATAATTTAAAACCCTTTGGCAAAGATTTTGAGAAACCTATATTTGCCGACAAGGCTGTTATTATTGAAAGTATTGCCATGATTGGTAAAAATAAAAATACCTTGAAATTATCCTTAAGGAAAAATGATATTATAGTAAATGCTATTAAGTTTAATGCTATAGATACAGCAAATTACTTAGTTAATAAATTTGGAAAGAATATTACTGGCAACAAGATTGATATAGTTTACTACCCTGATATTAATGAATTTAGGGGCAACAGAACTCTACAACTTAGACTGGTTGATATTAGGTGA
- a CDS encoding preprotein translocase subunit YajC, translating into MRLEYLILAILALGFYETSIKSEIKKKKNREFIENNLEIGSKVTTDKGIVGEVVKIDGEDVILITGSVDNHSYIRLLKKEISNIIS; encoded by the coding sequence ATGAGATTAGAATACTTAATACTTGCCATCCTTGCATTGGGATTTTATGAAACAAGTATAAAATCTGAAATTAAAAAAAAGAAAAATAGAGAATTTATAGAAAATAATCTAGAAATAGGTTCAAAAGTAACTACAGATAAAGGTATAGTTGGAGAAGTTGTCAAAATAGATGGTGAAGATGTGATTTTAATTACAGGCTCAGTTGACAATCATTCATATATTAGGCTTCTAAAAAAAGAAATATCAAATATTATAAGCTAA
- the tgt gene encoding tRNA guanosine(34) transglycosylase Tgt encodes MALKYELIKKDKYSNARVGVIHTEHGDIPTPIFMPVGTLGTVKTMTVEELKEMDAKIILGNTYHLYLKPGMEIMRQAGGLHKFMNWDRPILTDSGGFQVFSLSDMRKINENGVEFRSHIDGSKHFFTPEKSIEIQNDIHSDIMMSFDECVDARADYDYVKQSMERTIRWAKRGLDYHKEHSHKDQSLFGIVQGGMFKDLREKSVIETTAMDFDGFSIGGLSVGETKEEMIDILNFTTPLLPEDKPRYNMGVGTPDYLFESYQAGIDMADCVLPTRMARHGTALTSEGRLVVKNASFKDDFTPLDHECDCYTCKNYSRAYLRHLVNVNEILGARLLSYHNLYFLLKLCENIRQAIMEDKFLEYKEEFYKKYGYL; translated from the coding sequence ATGGCTTTAAAATATGAATTAATAAAAAAAGACAAGTATTCCAATGCAAGGGTAGGAGTAATCCACACTGAACATGGAGACATACCTACTCCAATCTTTATGCCAGTAGGGACTCTTGGCACTGTAAAGACAATGACTGTGGAAGAATTAAAGGAAATGGATGCAAAAATCATCCTTGGCAATACCTATCACCTTTACCTAAAACCTGGCATGGAAATTATGAGACAAGCAGGTGGCCTACATAAGTTTATGAACTGGGATAGGCCAATACTTACAGATTCTGGTGGATTTCAAGTTTTCTCACTATCTGACATGAGAAAGATAAATGAAAATGGAGTGGAATTTAGGAGTCATATTGATGGGTCTAAACATTTTTTTACCCCAGAAAAATCTATAGAAATACAAAATGACATTCATTCTGACATTATGATGAGTTTTGATGAATGTGTAGATGCAAGGGCAGACTATGACTATGTTAAACAATCTATGGAGCGAACCATAAGATGGGCCAAGAGAGGCTTAGATTATCATAAAGAACATTCTCACAAAGATCAATCTCTTTTTGGTATTGTTCAAGGCGGTATGTTCAAAGATTTAAGGGAAAAGTCTGTTATCGAAACTACAGCAATGGATTTTGATGGATTTTCAATTGGTGGCCTATCAGTAGGTGAAACAAAGGAAGAAATGATAGATATTCTAAACTTTACTACACCACTTTTACCAGAAGATAAGCCAAGATACAATATGGGGGTTGGGACTCCAGATTATCTATTCGAATCCTATCAAGCGGGTATTGATATGGCCGATTGTGTACTTCCAACAAGAATGGCAAGACATGGCACGGCCCTAACTTCAGAAGGTAGATTAGTTGTAAAAAACGCATCTTTCAAGGATGACTTCACTCCTCTCGACCATGAATGTGATTGCTATACTTGCAAAAATTATAGCAGGGCTTATCTAAGACATTTGGTAAATGTAAATGAAATTCTTGGAGCAAGATTACTAAGTTATCACAACCTGTATTTCTTATTAAAACTTTGCGAAAATATTAGACAAGCTATAATGGAAGATAAGTTTTTGGAATACAAAGAAGAGTTTTACAAAAAATATGGATACCTATGA
- the queA gene encoding tRNA preQ1(34) S-adenosylmethionine ribosyltransferase-isomerase QueA codes for MKTDDFDYYLPEELIAQHPAEKRDHARLLVLDRETGEVSDKYFYDIIDYLNPGDVLVMNDTRVIPARLFGHREDKEESIEVFLLRNTEGKTWECLVRPGKKMKIGTKIIFSEDLSGQVKDIKEDGNRIIEFSYEGIFNEILDKLGNVPLPPYIKEELKEPEEYQTVYSKNPGSVAAPTAGLHFTKDLLKQIEEKGIKLAYLTLDVGLGTFRPVSVEDVSEHKMHSEFYTLSKETADIINEARESGHRVIATGTTSIRTLESVYKKCGKITEDSGWTDIFIYPGFEYKVVDAFITNFHLPKSTLVMLVAAFTSREMILDTYKYAVDNKYRFFSFGDAMFIH; via the coding sequence ATGAAAACAGACGATTTTGATTACTACTTACCAGAAGAATTAATAGCCCAACACCCAGCAGAAAAAAGAGACCACGCAAGACTTCTGGTTTTAGATAGAGAAACTGGAGAAGTTAGTGATAAGTACTTCTATGATATTATTGATTATTTAAATCCTGGAGACGTTCTAGTAATGAATGATACTAGGGTTATACCTGCTAGGCTTTTTGGCCATAGAGAGGACAAAGAAGAGTCTATAGAGGTGTTTTTACTCCGTAATACAGAGGGTAAAACTTGGGAATGCCTGGTTCGTCCTGGTAAGAAAATGAAGATTGGTACAAAAATTATATTTTCAGAAGATTTATCTGGTCAGGTCAAAGATATAAAAGAAGACGGTAATAGGATTATTGAGTTCTCTTACGAAGGAATTTTTAATGAAATTCTGGATAAACTTGGAAATGTTCCTTTGCCTCCATACATTAAAGAGGAGTTAAAAGAACCAGAAGAATATCAAACAGTATATTCAAAAAATCCAGGATCTGTAGCAGCCCCAACAGCTGGCCTTCACTTTACAAAAGATTTATTAAAACAGATTGAAGAAAAGGGCATCAAGCTTGCCTATCTTACACTAGATGTAGGGCTTGGAACTTTTAGACCAGTAAGTGTAGAAGATGTAAGTGAACACAAAATGCACAGCGAGTTTTACACTTTATCCAAAGAAACTGCAGATATTATAAATGAGGCACGCGAATCTGGACATAGGGTTATAGCAACTGGTACAACAAGTATTAGAACCCTAGAATCAGTTTATAAAAAATGTGGCAAGATTACTGAGGATTCTGGCTGGACAGATATATTTATCTACCCAGGATTTGAATATAAGGTGGTAGATGCCTTTATTACTAATTTCCACTTGCCAAAATCAACCCTAGTTATGCTAGTAGCAGCATTTACATCAAGAGAAATGATTTTAGATACCTATAAATACGCTGTCGATAACAAATACAGATTCTTTAGCTTTGGCGATGCGATGTTTATTCACTAA
- the ruvB gene encoding Holliday junction branch migration DNA helicase RuvB: protein MYDENERIVGSNELKEDLTNENSIRPKWLSEYIGQDKAKEKLEIFIESSLSRKEPLDHVLLQGPPGLGKTTLSTIIANELGVNIRVTSGPAIERPSDLASILTNLSYGDVLFIDEIHRINRSVEEILYSAMEDFVLDIIVGKGPNAQSIRIDLEKFTLIGATTRSGMLSAPLRDRFGVMLSLNLYTAEDLTTIIKRSANILDIEIDDEGAYEIAKRSRGTPRIANRLLKRVRDYAIVKKDHIIDHETSMEGLKLLEIDEMGLDPMDKKIVLIMYSNFNGGPVGIDTIAASTGIENVTIEDVYEPYLLQIGFLTRTPRGRVLTRKAYEHYGLRYEE, encoded by the coding sequence ATGTACGATGAAAACGAAAGAATAGTTGGATCAAACGAGCTAAAGGAAGATCTAACTAACGAAAACTCTATCAGACCAAAATGGCTAAGTGAATACATAGGTCAAGATAAAGCCAAGGAAAAACTAGAAATTTTCATAGAGTCGTCCTTATCAAGGAAGGAACCACTTGACCACGTTCTTTTGCAAGGACCACCAGGTTTGGGAAAAACTACACTTTCAACCATTATAGCTAATGAATTAGGTGTAAATATAAGGGTAACAAGTGGACCAGCTATAGAAAGGCCATCAGATCTTGCAAGTATACTTACCAACCTATCCTATGGTGATGTCTTATTCATAGATGAAATTCATAGGATCAATAGGTCTGTTGAAGAAATCTTATATTCCGCTATGGAAGATTTTGTACTAGATATTATTGTAGGCAAGGGTCCAAATGCCCAATCTATTAGGATTGACTTGGAAAAATTTACACTAATAGGAGCGACTACTAGATCTGGTATGCTTTCTGCACCACTTAGAGATAGATTTGGGGTAATGCTCTCATTAAATCTTTACACAGCTGAAGATCTAACAACAATTATTAAAAGATCGGCAAATATTTTAGATATAGAAATTGATGATGAAGGTGCTTATGAGATTGCAAAAAGATCTAGGGGTACGCCTAGAATTGCAAATAGATTATTAAAAAGAGTAAGAGACTACGCTATTGTAAAAAAAGATCACATAATTGACCATGAAACTAGCATGGAGGGTCTTAAACTACTAGAAATTGATGAAATGGGACTAGATCCTATGGATAAAAAGATAGTTCTTATCATGTATAGCAATTTTAATGGTGGTCCCGTTGGTATAGATACAATAGCAGCCTCAACAGGCATAGAAAATGTTACAATAGAAGATGTTTACGAACCATATTTGCTTCAAATTGGATTTTTAACTAGGACTCCAAGAGGAAGAGTCTTAACTAGAAAAGCTTATGAACATTATGGACTAAGATACGAGGAATAG